A segment of the Brevibacterium zhoupengii genome:
CCTCGGAGCCGACGACATCGATCACATCAATGCCCACGCCACCGGCACTCCTGCCGGGGACGCCGCCGAGCTCAAGGCCTTCGAAGCCGCACTGGGGGAGACCGCGCGCTCGATTCCGATCAGTGCCACGAAGTCCTCCACTGGCCACCTCCTCGGCGCCTCCGGAGTCGTCGAAGCCATCATCGCGATCCGCACGATGGCGGAGCAGAGACTGCCGCCGACGCTCAACCTCGGCGATCCGGAATTCGCCGGTTGGAATATCGTTGCAGGTCAAGCCCGTGACGCTGGGGACTCGATCAACTCTGTGCTGTCGACTTCCTTCGGCTTCGGCGGGCACAACGGCGCCATCATTCTGCGCAGACCCCACTGAACCACCCGACCCTGTGAACGAGGAGACATGATGACGGACCGTGAGACCCACCTCGGCGAATTGGCCGAGAAATACCTCCCCGCCGAGGTGCTCGAGCGCTTCCGCGAACGCGCCGGCGTCTACGACAGGGAGAACCGGTTCTTCGACGAAGACCTCGAGGAACTGAAGTCCCTTGGCTACCTCACCCTGTTCGTTCCCGACGCCTACGGGGGGCCAGGACTGAGCCTGCACGAGGTCTCCCGACTCCAGCAGCGCCTGGCCTCGGCAGCACCTGCGACCGCGCTGGCCATCAACATGCACCTCATGTGCACCGGTGTCGTCAAGGCTCTCAACGACCGCGGCGACGCCTCTCTGAACTGGGTGTTCGAAGAGGCGATGGCCGGGGAGATCTTCGCCTTCGGCATCTCCGAGCCCTCCAACGACTGGGTCATGCAGGGCTCGAACACGGTCGCCGAACCGACCGCGGACGGCGGCTTCCTGCTCACTGGCGTGAAGATCTTCACCTCACTCTCACCTGTGTGGACGCGACTCATCGTCCATGGGGCGATCGAGCATGATGATGGGAACTTCGCCGGCCCCGACGCGGATGAACCCGCTGAGGGACAGCTGGTCTACGGCTTCGTCGAACGCAGTGCCGAAGGCATCACGATCTCCGACCACTGGGACGTCATGGGCATGCGGGCCTCGCAGTCGCGAGCGACGATCCTCGACCAGGTCCCCATGCGCCCCGAACGCGTCGCCCGCACCATCCCGGCAGGCAAGCACCCCGACCTACTGACCTTCGCGATCACCAGCAACTTCCAGCTGCTCATCGCCTCCGTCTACGCAGGTGTGGCCGCTCGCGCCCTGGAACTCGGGGCCGCGGGACTGAAGAAGCGCACCTCGGCGAAGGCCGAAACCACCTTCGCCGAGGTGCCCGAGACTCGCGCACGCCTCGCCGACGCGCACCTCGACTACCTGTCCGTTCCCGCCATGCTCGATGCCTACACCAGGGACTTCGATGCCCTGATCGACCATGGTTCCGGTTGGCCACTGCGCCTGGTGGGAGCGCGGATCAAAGCCTCCGACGCGGCCCGTCACGCGGCCGAGACCGCGCTCATGTGCTCCGGTGGCAGCGGCTTCGACAACAGCCACGAACTCTCACGCCTCTACCGAGATGCGACCGCCGGGCTGTTCCACCCACCCAGCGCCGATGCCGCCCGCCCCATGTATGCAGCGGCCCTGCTCGACGACTGAGGAGCGTTCGGCCGGGAATCTCGGCGGTCGGTGTCCACCAGCGTCGTGTGCGGTGGCGTGACACGATGGTGGATAACCCACACCAGCTGCAGAGACGGAGCATCCCATGGAGGAGAGAACACCGACGATCGTGCGCGCGAAGGCGATCGTGGCACAGGCGAAGACCCCGGGAGCTCAGAACTCCACGTCTGGAACACCTGGAGTATCGTGCCCCGAACCGGAAGCCCTGGCCATCACCGGTGAGACCATCACCGCCACCGGCGCAGTGTCAGACCTGCGAGACAGGTTCCCCGGCGCCGAGGTGCTCGACTTCGGTGACTCGACCATTATCCCCGGTCTCAACGACGCCCACATCCACCTGGCGATGACCGCGGGCGATGCCCTCCACCTCGACCTATCGCATGCGGCGGTGGGGACGGTCCCCGTACTTTTGGACACGATCGCCGCCGAGGTGAGCGCCACCTCGGCGGGGGTGTGGGTCAAGGGCAGCCGCTATGACGATGAGAAGACCGGGATCGTCCTCCGCGATGACCTCGATCGGATCGCGCCGGAGACCCCGGTGGTCGTCAGCCATGTCGCCGGACACTGGGGTGTGGTCAACTCCGCGGGACTGCGGTTCCTCGGCATCGAAGAGTCAACGCCCGACCCGGACGGCGGGCGCTACGACCGGTATTCCGATGGTCGGCTCAACGGGAAGCTCATCGAACGGGCGCTGATGAATGTGCTCATGCCTGCCACTGCCCGCGGGGATCGGTTCATTCCCGGCGACACGATCTCGGACCTGCAGCTCGGAGCCGCACGGACCATCGCGCAGTGGAACGCCGCGGGCCTGACCTCGATCTGCGACGCACTCATCAGCCCCCAGGACATCGCGATCCTCTCGGCCGTGCGCGATGCCGGTGATCTGAGCATGCGCATCGGCATGCTCTTGTCCATCGACCACTACGACAAGGCCGTCGACCTCGGCGTGGGCAGCGGATTCGGTGATGATCGGCTCAAGCTCATCGGCGTCAAGGCATTCCTCGACGGAGCCATCGGCGGGCGAACCTGCCTGCTCTCCGAACCCTTCACCGACCCGAACTGCCAAGGCGTGCAGACCACCTCGACCGAGGAGCTGCGGGCCAACGTCGAACGTGTCCATGCCGACGGCAACCGCATCGGCGTCCACGCCAACGGCGATGCCGCGATCCGTCTCGTCCTCGACGCCCTCGAAGACGTCGCTGCCCGGAACCCGCGCCCGGGACTGCGCCACCGGATCGAACACTGCAGCCTCATCGACGACGACATCCTGAAGCGGATGCACCGCCTCGGTGCTATTGCTGTCCCCTTCGCCGGATACCCCGGCTATCACGGCGGGGCGCTGAACTCCTGGTACGGCGAGGAGCGGATGGGTCGGATGTTCGCCCACCGAGCATTCCTCGACGCCGGTGTCACAGTCGCCGGGTCCTCGGACTATCCCTGCGGGCCCTACCAGCCGCTGTTCGGAGTGCAGTCCCTGGTCACCCGCACTGGAGTCGACGACGGGATCACTGTCGGAGCCTCACAGAAGGTCACGGCCGCCGAGGCCCTGTCGATCTTCACCCTCGGATCAGCCGAAGCCTCAGGCGAGGAGTCATACAAGGGTCGGCTGGCGCCGGGATACCTTGCCGATTTCACCGTTCTCGGCGACAACCCACTGACCATCGACCCACATGGGATCGCAGGCATCGACGTGCGCGCAACATATGTCGGCGGGGACGCGGTGTATTCTGCCTGAGGCTTCCGTCGACCTGCGTGCCGGTGCCACAGTCCAGCCTCAAGCTGCCACCTTCTCCCGCTCGGCGGCGGGAATCCAGCGCGGGTCCGGCTTGGCCAGGGTGACGAGGACGACGATGATGAGGTTGACCGCGACCGCCCACAGGCCGCCGTTGATGCCGAAGAGCGGATCGTGACCCGTGTAGTGCAGGGCCACCATGGTCACCGAGCCGACGATGAGACCGGCGGCAGCGGCCTGCTTGCTCATCCGCGGCCAGTAGAGGGCGAGCAGAGCGGCGGGAACAACCTGCGCGAGGCCCTCGTAGCTCAGCACCGAGAGCTCGACGAGAGCATCGGGCATGAGCAGACTCATGACCAGGGCGATCACGCCGACGATGAGGCACACCCACTGGGACAGAGTCTTCTGCCGCAAGCCCCGAGCGGTCAGCTGTTCGGCAGTCATCGACGCGGAGTTCTCCGGGCCAGACAGCCCTCCGCCGAGAACCGTGCGTCCCCACATCGAACCGATCGAGAGCATGTACACGCTCATCGGGACGATGGCCGACAGGGCACCAGCGACACCGATGAGCGCGACCAGGGGCGCGGGCAGTGAGTCGATGACCACGGAGAACAGCGCCAGATCCGCGTCCCTGAGAGCCGGTATGACGAAGAGCGCGGCCACGCCGACCATCATCGGCACGAGGAGCAGCAGCTGATACCAGGGCAGGATGATGGAATTGCGGCGCAGGGTGTTCGCCGAGGTGCCCGACAGGTATCCGGCGATCGACGTGGGGAAGACGGTGATCGTGATCCCGTTGAGGATGATCGTCGAGATGAACCAGGCACTTCCATATGTTCCCTCGCCGGCACCGGGGAACGTCAGCCATTGAGACTTCTCACTCACGAGCCGGTCGAGGAGTTCGCCCAACCCGTCGAAGTAGTGCAGCGGCACGTAGACGGCGAGGAAGGCGACGGCGAGGATGACGAGGCCGTCCTTGAGGGCGCTGACCCACGCGGAACCGCGCAGACCGGAGAAGAGGATGAACGCCTCGGCGACGATGAAGGAGATGACGGCGGCGACCTTGAGGTCGATCGCCCCATAGCTCATGGCGTTGACGACGGCACCCATACCCTGGATCTGCAACTGGATGTAGGGAACGATGAAGACGGTCGCGAGCACCGCGACGAGGATCGCCAGACCGCGCGAGCGGAAGCGGTGCTCGACGATGTCGGAGAGGCTGACGAGCTTGTGCCTGGCCGCATAGGTCCAGAACAGGGGTCCGACGAGGTAGGCGACGACGAGCCCGACGCTGAGGTAGCCGATGAGGTAGAGGATCGGCACACCGTAGGAATACGACCAGCCGGCGGTGCCTAAGAACGAGAAGCTCGTATAGGTCTCGCCGGCCATGAGCAGCAGGATGAAGACGAAGCCCAGGCCACGGCCGGAGACCGACCATTCGTCGAGTGACTTCTCCCGACCGCGGCCCGACCAGATTCCGATGCCGATGGTCGCGAGCATGGCAATGCCGAAGATGATGCAGGCGATGATGGCGGAGGTGCTCACTTGTCGGCCTCCTGTCCATCGGCCCCAGAGGCCTCCTCGATCGGGTAGTCCTCACCGAAGGCGACATCGGCAGGAACGTATTCGGCCTTGTCGCGGCGGTAGTAGTGGTCACCGCGGGCGGCCATCCACACGAAGAACCAAGTGAGGATCGTGACGACGATCGTGTAGGTGAGGATGAACGGCAGCCCGAAGATGCGCGGCTCGATCGAGTTCGCGACGAACGGGGTGAGCAGGTAGAGAACCACCGGAACGATGAGGAGCAGCAAAGAGTATCGCCGCCGAGGTGGCCTCGACGGCGATGGTGAATCGTGGACTTCCGACATGCGCGACCTCTTCCCCATCGAATGGATACCGCAGGTGAGCGGCCTGCGCCACGTTAATGGTGTGTGTCACGGGAGGTGGAGGTCATTCCGAAATGTGGAATCTGTGGTCCGTCACAACTCCGGCAGCAGGGAGATCGGGTTCTCGATGCAGTCGGCGATGAAGGTGAGGAACTGGCTCGGTTCGGCTCCGTCGCAGGCGCGGTGGTCGAAGACGAATGACAGGAACATGACCTTGCGGACGGTGAGTTCGCCGTCGACGACCCACGGGCGTTCCTTGATCCGCCCCAGGCCGAGCATCGCGACCTCTGGCAGGTTGATGATCGGTGCCGAGCCGTCGACTCCGAACACGCCGTAGTTGTTGAGCGTGAACGTGCCGCCGGTGAGTTCCTGAGTGCTGAACTTGCCGGTCGACGCTTTGCCGACGGTCTCGGACACGGAGTCGCGCAGCTGCCGCAGGCTCATCTGATCGGCGCTGTGGACGACCGGGACCATGAGGCCCCGGGGTGTCTGCGCAGCCAGGCCGAGGTTGATGTCGGCGTGGGTGACGATCTCGTTGTTCTCGGTGTCGATCGAGGAGTTGATGATCGGGTGCTTCTTCAGCCCCGCGACGACGAAGCGGGACACGAGCGAGAGCAGAGAGTACTTCTCCCCGGTCCGCGCCTCGAGGGCTCGCTTCGTGTTCAGCAGCTCCGTGGCGTCGACGTCGAGCCAGATCGTGGCCTCGGGAACCTCCTGCCGCGACTTCGACAGACGTTCGGACACGACCTTGCGCAGCCCCGTGATCGGAGTCCGGGTATCGCGGCTGGTTGAATCGGCACTCGCCGAGGTGGTGGTGGAGGCATGCGCCCGACTGACCTGAGCGGCAGTGTCCGACACCGAGGCTGTCGCCGACGAGGCTGTCGCGCCCGACTCGAGGGCCTTGAGGACATCTGCCCTGGTGACGATGCCTCCAGGCCCGGTGCCCGGGAGATGTTTGGCGCTGAGTCCGTTGTCCTTCGCCAGTTTGCGCACGATGGGCGAGGACACAGGGGAGACCGAAGGTTCGGCAGCGGAAGCCGGGGGAGTGGCCGCCGCCTCTGCAACGGGAGCAGCCGTCGAGTCGCTGGTCTTCGGACCGAAGGACCGCTTCTTCGTCGACCGTGCCTTGGGCTCGGAGGTGCCGTACCCGATGAGGTTGGCACCACCGCTGTCGGAATCGGAACCCTCGTTCGCACCCGACTCAGCACCCACCTCGGCGACGGAAAGCAGGGCCTGACCTGCGGATACGGTGTCACCGGCGTTTGCATGCAGCGCTTCGATCCGACCGGCGAACGGGCAGGGCAGCTCGACGACGGACTTGGCGGACTCGACCTCAACGACCATCTGGTCGACGTGGACCTCGTCACCGACATTGACCATCCAGCTGATGAGCTCGGCCTCGGTCAGGCCCTCGCCCAGATCGGGGAGGATGAAATCACGGGCGCTCGTCGTCTTCGCGGAACTCGTCTCGGCACTCATCACAGCTCCCAATCCCAGGATTCGAGCGCGTCGAGAATGCGTTCGGCGGTCGGCAAGAAGTACTCCTCGAGCTTCGGGGACGGGTAGGGGACATCGAACCCGGTGATCCGCAGGATCGGGGCCGACAGATGAGTGAAGTTGTCCTCGGTGACCCGGGCAGCCACCTCGGCGCCGTAGCCGCCGAACTGGGCGGCCTCATGGATGATCACGGCACGCGAGGTCTTGCGCACCGATGCCGACACGGTCTCATCATCGAAAGGAGACAGGGATCGCAGGTCGATGACCTCGATCGACAGTCCGTGGTCCGCGCCCTCTTCGGCCGCGGCCAGGGCCGTGCGCACGGTGGGCCCGTAGGCCAGCAGGGTCACATCCGATCCAACGCGGACAACCTGCGCCCGATCCATCGGCGCGGTCTGCACGGGCAGGGCAAGCTCGTCCTTCATCCAGTACCGTGACTTCGGCTCCATGAAGATGACCGGATCCTCGGAAGCGATGGACTCACGCAGCAGCGAATAGGCATCGGCCGGATTCGAGGGAGTGACGACGGTCAGGCCCGGGGTCGAACACCAGTAGGCCTCGGAGGAATCCGAGTGGTGCTCGACGCCGCCGATATCGCCCGCATAAGGAATCCGGATCGTCAACGGCAGGCTGACCTTGCCCTTCGTGCGGTTGCGCATCTTCGCCACGTGGGACACGATCTGCTCGAACGCAGGGTAGGCGTAGGCATCGAATTGCATCTCGACGACCGGACGCATCCCGGCCATCGCCATACCGATCGCGGTGCCGACGATCCCCGACTCTGCAAGCGGGGAATCCCAGACCCGTTCGGGTCCGAATTCCTTCCGCAGGCCTTCAGTGACACGGAATACCCCGCCGAGGCGACCGACGTCCTCACCGAAGACAAGGACGTTCTGATCGTCGCTCAGACTGTCGCGCAGGGCCTGGTTGAGTGCCTTCGTCATCGTCACCGAGACCGGTGTCGGAGCGCCTTCTGCCGTGGTGGCAGCGGTGACGGTCATGACTGTGCCGCCGTTGCCAGCTCGGCCTCAAGCTTCTCCTGCTGAGAGATGAGGTTCGCACGCGGATTCGCATAGACGTAGGCGAAGAGCTCGCTCGGATCGACCTCGGCATCGGTGTTCATGGCGTCACGGACCGAGGTGGCAAGCTCTTCCGCGCTCGCCGTGATCTCAGCGGCGACGTCGTCATCGAGGACTCCGGCTGTGCGCAGGTGCTTCTCAAGGCGATCGATGGGATCGAACTGCTTCCAATGCTCGACCTCCTCGGCGTCACGGTACTTCGTGGGATCGTCGGAGTTCGTGTGCGACTCCATCCGGTAGGTCAGGCACTCGATGAGGGTCGGGCCCTCACCGTTGCGGGCACGTTCGAGAGCGGCGGTGACGGCGGCGAACACGGCCGCGATGTCGTTGCCGTCGACGCGCAGGCCGGGCATTCCGTAGCCGGCGGCACGATCGGCGAGCATCGTGGCATTGGCCTGCTCGCGCAGCGGGGTCGAGATCGCATACTGGTTGTTCGCCAGCACGAAGACGGTTGGGGTCTGCCATACCGAGGCGAAGTTGAAGGCCTCATGGGTGTCGCCCTCGCTGCTGGCGCCGTCGCCGAGGAAGGTCAGGGTGCAGGCGTCTTCGCCCTTGAGCTTGGCGGCCATGGCGAAGCCGGTGGCGTGCAGGGTCTGCGTTGCCAGCGGTGTCGCCGCAGGTGAGGTGTGATATTCGTTCGGGTCGAACCCGCAGTGCCAGTCGCCGCGGAAGGCGGAGAGGATCTCGGTCACAGGAACCCCGCGGGTGAGCAGAGACGCGGAATCGCGGTAGGTGGGGAACAGCCAGTCGTTGGGTGCCAGTGCGGTGGTGGCACCGACCTCGATGGCTTCCTGGCCGGCGGCGGACGGATAGGTCGCGAGCCGTCCCTGCCTGGTCAGGTGGGTGACCTGAGCTTCGAACCGACGGACCTGCACCATCTTCTGATACAGACCCAGAAGGGTGCGATCGCTCGGGATCGTCAGCCCATCGGTGGGGACATCGGTGGGCTGACCGTCTGCACCGATGAAGCTGACTGGCTGCAGCTGGGGCAGTGCGCGGCGAGAGGTGGGAACGTCAATGGTCATGGCCCCATAGTGGCGTGAGCCGCGTCACCGATCCAGGGTCTGCGAGCAGGTCCGGACGCGGCGCGCATTTGTGTCGCGAAGCATGGACGAAGTGCTCGGTTACAGCGTGGGCGGAGGGACGTTTGGCCCGGTCTCAGATCTCGCCCCACCGGTAGCCGCGTGAGGTGAACGCCTCGGCGACCTTGTCCTTCTTGCCTTCGACGTCGCCCTTGTACGCCTGATGCCCGCCCGCGGTGAGGATCGTCAGTTTGCCTCCGTCGTAATAGGCGGTGGAGAACGAGGACCTGGAGATCCTCAGCGGTTGGTCGTCGTCTCGGCCGATGAGGATCTCGTCATCGCCGACGCGCAGGGGTGTGGTCGAGACAGTGATGACAACGGCGGCGATTGCGCCGAGGACCGCGCCGATGAACGGGCGAGCGATGACCACCCATGCCTGGTCGAATTGGCTGAGTTTCTCAACGACGTCTCCGAAGGGGATCGGGAATCTCGCGGCGAATGAACCCAGAGCGGGAAGGAAGAACCCGAGTGCGACGCCGATTGCCACGCAGACGGCGCCGATGACAGCGACGTCGGCCCGGCCAAGGGTGAACACTGCGGCAGTACCGTTGGCTGAGGAGCTCGCCCCCGAGATGCCGTTCGGATGGGCGGTGCTGTGTTCCCTGTCTGCCATGGTGTCTCCAAACTTGGCTGCGGCGACGGTCGTTGGGGAATCGTCGGGTGTTCGTGCCGATGTCAATGGCCTGCGTGGAGTTTCGATGATCCCTCTGGAATGAAAGTGTATCAAAGTGGAACAGCTATGTACCACCATGTATGTGATCGGGCATGATTGACTGCAGGAATGACGTATCGAAGAAGCGGGAGGCTCTGGTGAGCGAGGTGAGCAGCGGTATGCGGCGCCTGGGGAAGAGCACCCTGATCGTAGAGGCGATGACCGTGCTCGCCGAGAATTCGAGGGCGTCGATGGCCGACATCGCCAGTGCGATCGGCGTCGGGCGGACGACTCTCTATCGGTACTTCGGTGACCGTGAGGCCCTGATCGCCGAGGTGGCCCGTCAAGGGGCGCGCATGTTCACCGATGCTCTGCTGGGCGCTCGCCCACATGCGGGTCTCGGGCTCGAGGCCGTCGAGCGGATCTGCGCGCAGCTGTTCACCGTTCCCGATGTCCTCACTCTCATGTTCGCCGACAATCCGATCATCACCGACGACTCATTCGCCGAGGTGGAGCGCGAGCGGCGCATTGAGGCGGCAGGCGCCGAC
Coding sequences within it:
- a CDS encoding acyl-CoA dehydrogenase family protein, with amino-acid sequence MTDRETHLGELAEKYLPAEVLERFRERAGVYDRENRFFDEDLEELKSLGYLTLFVPDAYGGPGLSLHEVSRLQQRLASAAPATALAINMHLMCTGVVKALNDRGDASLNWVFEEAMAGEIFAFGISEPSNDWVMQGSNTVAEPTADGGFLLTGVKIFTSLSPVWTRLIVHGAIEHDDGNFAGPDADEPAEGQLVYGFVERSAEGITISDHWDVMGMRASQSRATILDQVPMRPERVARTIPAGKHPDLLTFAITSNFQLLIASVYAGVAARALELGAAGLKKRTSAKAETTFAEVPETRARLADAHLDYLSVPAMLDAYTRDFDALIDHGSGWPLRLVGARIKASDAARHAAETALMCSGGSGFDNSHELSRLYRDATAGLFHPPSADAARPMYAAALLDD
- a CDS encoding amidohydrolase: MEERTPTIVRAKAIVAQAKTPGAQNSTSGTPGVSCPEPEALAITGETITATGAVSDLRDRFPGAEVLDFGDSTIIPGLNDAHIHLAMTAGDALHLDLSHAAVGTVPVLLDTIAAEVSATSAGVWVKGSRYDDEKTGIVLRDDLDRIAPETPVVVSHVAGHWGVVNSAGLRFLGIEESTPDPDGGRYDRYSDGRLNGKLIERALMNVLMPATARGDRFIPGDTISDLQLGAARTIAQWNAAGLTSICDALISPQDIAILSAVRDAGDLSMRIGMLLSIDHYDKAVDLGVGSGFGDDRLKLIGVKAFLDGAIGGRTCLLSEPFTDPNCQGVQTTSTEELRANVERVHADGNRIGVHANGDAAIRLVLDALEDVAARNPRPGLRHRIEHCSLIDDDILKRMHRLGAIAVPFAGYPGYHGGALNSWYGEERMGRMFAHRAFLDAGVTVAGSSDYPCGPYQPLFGVQSLVTRTGVDDGITVGASQKVTAAEALSIFTLGSAEASGEESYKGRLAPGYLADFTVLGDNPLTIDPHGIAGIDVRATYVGGDAVYSA
- a CDS encoding sodium:solute symporter family protein, translating into MSTSAIIACIIFGIAMLATIGIGIWSGRGREKSLDEWSVSGRGLGFVFILLLMAGETYTSFSFLGTAGWSYSYGVPILYLIGYLSVGLVVAYLVGPLFWTYAARHKLVSLSDIVEHRFRSRGLAILVAVLATVFIVPYIQLQIQGMGAVVNAMSYGAIDLKVAAVISFIVAEAFILFSGLRGSAWVSALKDGLVILAVAFLAVYVPLHYFDGLGELLDRLVSEKSQWLTFPGAGEGTYGSAWFISTIILNGITITVFPTSIAGYLSGTSANTLRRNSIILPWYQLLLLVPMMVGVAALFVIPALRDADLALFSVVIDSLPAPLVALIGVAGALSAIVPMSVYMLSIGSMWGRTVLGGGLSGPENSASMTAEQLTARGLRQKTLSQWVCLIVGVIALVMSLLMPDALVELSVLSYEGLAQVVPAALLALYWPRMSKQAAAAGLIVGSVTMVALHYTGHDPLFGINGGLWAVAVNLIIVVLVTLAKPDPRWIPAAEREKVAA
- a CDS encoding DUF3311 domain-containing protein encodes the protein MSEVHDSPSPSRPPRRRYSLLLLIVPVVLYLLTPFVANSIEPRIFGLPFILTYTIVVTILTWFFVWMAARGDHYYRRDKAEYVPADVAFGEDYPIEEASGADGQEADK
- a CDS encoding dihydrolipoamide acetyltransferase family protein — its product is MSAETSSAKTTSARDFILPDLGEGLTEAELISWMVNVGDEVHVDQMVVEVESAKSVVELPCPFAGRIEALHANAGDTVSAGQALLSVAEVGAESGANEGSDSDSGGANLIGYGTSEPKARSTKKRSFGPKTSDSTAAPVAEAAATPPASAAEPSVSPVSSPIVRKLAKDNGLSAKHLPGTGPGGIVTRADVLKALESGATASSATASVSDTAAQVSRAHASTTTSASADSTSRDTRTPITGLRKVVSERLSKSRQEVPEATIWLDVDATELLNTKRALEARTGEKYSLLSLVSRFVVAGLKKHPIINSSIDTENNEIVTHADINLGLAAQTPRGLMVPVVHSADQMSLRQLRDSVSETVGKASTGKFSTQELTGGTFTLNNYGVFGVDGSAPIINLPEVAMLGLGRIKERPWVVDGELTVRKVMFLSFVFDHRACDGAEPSQFLTFIADCIENPISLLPEL
- a CDS encoding alpha-ketoacid dehydrogenase subunit beta yields the protein MTVTAATTAEGAPTPVSVTMTKALNQALRDSLSDDQNVLVFGEDVGRLGGVFRVTEGLRKEFGPERVWDSPLAESGIVGTAIGMAMAGMRPVVEMQFDAYAYPAFEQIVSHVAKMRNRTKGKVSLPLTIRIPYAGDIGGVEHHSDSSEAYWCSTPGLTVVTPSNPADAYSLLRESIASEDPVIFMEPKSRYWMKDELALPVQTAPMDRAQVVRVGSDVTLLAYGPTVRTALAAAEEGADHGLSIEVIDLRSLSPFDDETVSASVRKTSRAVIIHEAAQFGGYGAEVAARVTEDNFTHLSAPILRITGFDVPYPSPKLEEYFLPTAERILDALESWDWEL
- the pdhA gene encoding pyruvate dehydrogenase (acetyl-transferring) E1 component subunit alpha — encoded protein: MTIDVPTSRRALPQLQPVSFIGADGQPTDVPTDGLTIPSDRTLLGLYQKMVQVRRFEAQVTHLTRQGRLATYPSAAGQEAIEVGATTALAPNDWLFPTYRDSASLLTRGVPVTEILSAFRGDWHCGFDPNEYHTSPAATPLATQTLHATGFAMAAKLKGEDACTLTFLGDGASSEGDTHEAFNFASVWQTPTVFVLANNQYAISTPLREQANATMLADRAAGYGMPGLRVDGNDIAAVFAAVTAALERARNGEGPTLIECLTYRMESHTNSDDPTKYRDAEEVEHWKQFDPIDRLEKHLRTAGVLDDDVAAEITASAEELATSVRDAMNTDAEVDPSELFAYVYANPRANLISQQEKLEAELATAAQS
- a CDS encoding YqeB family protein gives rise to the protein MADREHSTAHPNGISGASSSANGTAAVFTLGRADVAVIGAVCVAIGVALGFFLPALGSFAARFPIPFGDVVEKLSQFDQAWVVIARPFIGAVLGAIAAVVITVSTTPLRVGDDEILIGRDDDQPLRISRSSFSTAYYDGGKLTILTAGGHQAYKGDVEGKKDKVAEAFTSRGYRWGEI
- a CDS encoding TetR/AcrR family transcriptional regulator; translation: MSEVSSGMRRLGKSTLIVEAMTVLAENSRASMADIASAIGVGRTTLYRYFGDREALIAEVARQGARMFTDALLGARPHAGLGLEAVERICAQLFTVPDVLTLMFADNPIITDDSFAEVERERRIEAAGADVSAGGDRSGVDPGGDAKDEGDPVEVIIRRGQGDGSIAQDVPVEWAAMYVFLTIGSGHLYDVSSRSGSRDPGNRAAALDLTIRAITKTLRPT